The following are encoded together in the Microterricola viridarii genome:
- the mnhG gene encoding monovalent cation/H(+) antiporter subunit G, with translation MSEGGAIVAGVLILLSAFLSMAAGIGILRFPDVLSRLHASTKPQILGVAAIVVAIWLLNPSWGVASTLILVLGFQLMTQPMTAHMIGRAAYRTEHVRADLLIADEIADAVEAASRAEASDSGESRPAG, from the coding sequence ATGAGTGAGGGCGGAGCGATCGTCGCTGGCGTGCTCATTCTGCTCAGCGCCTTCCTGTCGATGGCGGCCGGCATCGGCATCCTGCGCTTCCCCGACGTGCTCTCGCGCCTACACGCCTCGACCAAGCCGCAGATCCTCGGCGTCGCCGCCATCGTGGTCGCCATCTGGCTGCTGAACCCGAGCTGGGGCGTGGCGTCCACGCTGATCCTGGTGCTCGGCTTCCAGCTGATGACGCAGCCCATGACGGCGCACATGATCGGCCGTGCGGCCTACCGAACCGAGCATGTCCGTGCCGACCTGCTCATCGCCGACGAGATCGCGGATGCCGTCGAGGCCGCGTCGCGGGCCGAGGCTTCAGACTCCGGCGAGTCCCGCCCCGCCGGTTGA
- the cynS gene encoding cyanase: MIHSQSTQASREELTAAIIDAKMRRNLSWQELTEGTGLRLAFVTAALLGQHPLPEAAAEVVAERLGLDEDAVLLLQTIPLRGSIPGGIPTDPTVYRFYEMLQVYGSTLKALVHEQFGDGIISAINFKLDIKKVDDPDGGSRAVITLDGKYLPTKPF; the protein is encoded by the coding sequence ATGATTCACTCCCAGAGCACTCAGGCTTCACGCGAAGAACTGACCGCCGCCATCATCGACGCCAAGATGCGCAGGAACCTCTCCTGGCAGGAGCTCACCGAGGGAACCGGCCTGAGGCTTGCCTTCGTCACCGCCGCCCTGCTCGGCCAGCACCCGTTGCCTGAAGCCGCCGCGGAGGTCGTCGCTGAGCGGCTCGGCCTGGACGAGGACGCCGTCCTGCTGCTGCAGACCATTCCGCTGCGCGGCAGCATCCCCGGCGGCATCCCGACCGACCCCACCGTGTACCGGTTCTACGAGATGCTGCAGGTCTACGGCTCCACCCTGAAGGCCCTGGTCCACGAACAGTTCGGCGACGGCATCATCAGCGCCATCAACTTCAAGCTGGACATCAAGAAGGTCGACGACCCCGATGGAGGCTCACGCGCCGTGATCACCCTCGACGGAAAGTACCTGCCCACCAAGCCGTTCTAA
- the araB gene encoding ribulokinase encodes MRPTAASKGAHRVTTSTTTPAERYVIGVDYGTLSGRALVVRVSDGAELGSATLDYPHAVMDTALTAGPAAAAGAPRALAPDWALQVPADYVAVLKSAVPAAVAAAGIDPALVIGIGTDFTACTMVPTLADGTPLSELGEHADNPHAYVKLWKHHAAQPHADRINELAAARGEAWLPRYGGLISSEWEFAKGLQLLEEAPEVYAAMEHWVEAADWIVWQLTGQYVRNACTAGYKGIWQDGEYPSSEFLGALNPAFSGFVIDKLDHRIGQLGDAAGTLSAEAAAWTGLPEGIAVAVGNVDAHVTAPAAQAVQPGQMLAIMGTSTCHVMNADTLAEVPGMCGVVDGGIVSGLYGYEAGQSGVGDIFAWYVKNQVPARYFEAADAAGSSIHQHLTDLAYLEPVGAHGLVALDWQSGNRSVLVDHELSGVVLGSTLSTRPEEVYRALLEATAFGARTIVETFNASGVPVTEFIVAGGLLKNPQLMQTYSDVLRMPISTIASEQGPALGSAIHAAVAAGAYADVLAAGQAMGKLNKNVYTPNQASADAYDALFAEYTLLHDYFGRGANEVMHRLRALKREAVASA; translated from the coding sequence ATGAGGCCGACAGCGGCCAGCAAAGGAGCGCACCGCGTGACCACCAGCACCACCACCCCGGCCGAACGCTACGTGATCGGCGTCGACTACGGCACCCTCTCCGGCCGCGCCCTCGTCGTGCGCGTCTCCGACGGCGCCGAGCTCGGCTCCGCCACCCTCGACTACCCGCACGCCGTCATGGACACCGCGCTGACCGCCGGCCCGGCCGCGGCCGCCGGCGCCCCGCGCGCCCTCGCCCCCGACTGGGCGCTGCAGGTGCCGGCCGACTACGTCGCCGTACTGAAGAGCGCCGTGCCCGCCGCGGTCGCCGCCGCCGGCATCGACCCGGCCCTGGTGATCGGCATCGGCACCGATTTCACCGCCTGCACCATGGTGCCGACGCTCGCCGACGGCACCCCGCTCAGCGAGCTGGGCGAGCACGCCGACAACCCGCACGCCTACGTGAAACTGTGGAAGCACCACGCCGCGCAGCCGCACGCAGACCGCATCAACGAGCTCGCCGCCGCCCGCGGCGAGGCCTGGCTGCCGCGTTACGGCGGGCTCATCTCCAGCGAGTGGGAGTTCGCCAAGGGGCTGCAGCTGCTCGAGGAGGCGCCGGAAGTCTACGCGGCGATGGAGCACTGGGTGGAGGCAGCCGACTGGATCGTCTGGCAGCTCACCGGCCAGTACGTGCGGAACGCCTGCACGGCCGGCTACAAGGGCATCTGGCAGGACGGCGAGTACCCGTCGAGTGAGTTCCTCGGTGCGCTGAACCCCGCCTTCTCCGGCTTCGTCATCGACAAGCTCGACCACCGGATCGGCCAGCTCGGCGACGCAGCCGGCACGCTGAGCGCCGAGGCGGCCGCCTGGACGGGCCTGCCGGAGGGCATCGCCGTGGCCGTCGGCAACGTCGACGCGCACGTCACCGCCCCGGCAGCGCAGGCCGTGCAACCCGGCCAGATGCTCGCCATCATGGGCACCAGCACCTGCCACGTGATGAACGCAGACACCCTCGCCGAGGTGCCCGGCATGTGCGGCGTCGTCGACGGCGGCATCGTCTCCGGCCTTTACGGCTACGAGGCGGGGCAGTCCGGCGTCGGCGACATCTTTGCCTGGTACGTCAAGAACCAGGTGCCCGCCCGCTACTTCGAGGCGGCGGATGCGGCAGGCAGCAGCATCCACCAGCACCTCACCGACCTGGCCTACCTGGAGCCGGTCGGCGCCCACGGGCTGGTCGCCCTGGACTGGCAGAGCGGCAACCGCTCCGTGCTGGTCGACCACGAACTCTCCGGCGTCGTGCTCGGCAGCACGCTCAGCACCCGGCCGGAGGAGGTCTACCGGGCGCTCCTGGAGGCGACGGCCTTCGGTGCCCGCACCATTGTCGAGACCTTCAACGCCAGCGGCGTTCCCGTCACCGAGTTCATCGTGGCCGGGGGGCTGTTGAAGAACCCGCAGCTGATGCAGACGTACAGCGACGTGCTGCGCATGCCCATCTCGACGATCGCCAGCGAACAGGGCCCGGCGCTCGGCTCGGCAATCCACGCCGCGGTCGCCGCCGGCGCCTACGCCGACGTGCTCGCGGCCGGCCAGGCGATGGGCAAGCTCAACAAGAACGTCTACACGCCTAACCAGGCATCCGCCGACGCCTATGACGCGTTGTTCGCCGAGTACACGCTGCTGCACGACTACTTCGGTCGCGGCGCCAACGAGGTGATGCATCGGCTGCGTGCGCTGAAGCGCGAGGCCGTGGCCAGCGCATGA
- a CDS encoding MarR family winged helix-turn-helix transcriptional regulator — MTEHATSTSPAPVRPMSGEEAAAWQRLIAVVELLPPVLDAQLLRDVKLTHFEYVTLMVLADAADHTARMTALAASTNATLPRLSHVVRRLEERGLVERFPCPEDRRATNARITPEGLALLDAAAPGHHDTVRSTVLDALSTEQLDQLYAIAGSLLERLDPEGRLTATACHPAKALDQAQ, encoded by the coding sequence ATGACCGAGCACGCGACCAGCACCAGCCCGGCCCCCGTGCGCCCGATGAGCGGCGAGGAGGCCGCCGCTTGGCAGCGCCTGATCGCCGTCGTCGAGCTGCTGCCCCCTGTGCTGGACGCCCAGCTGCTGCGCGACGTCAAGCTCACCCACTTCGAGTACGTGACGCTGATGGTGCTGGCGGATGCCGCAGACCACACCGCGCGCATGACCGCGCTCGCGGCGAGCACCAACGCGACCCTCCCCCGGCTCTCCCACGTGGTGCGCCGGCTCGAGGAGCGCGGGCTCGTCGAGCGGTTCCCGTGCCCAGAGGACCGCCGCGCCACGAACGCGCGCATCACCCCGGAGGGCCTGGCGCTGCTGGATGCCGCGGCCCCCGGCCACCATGACACCGTGCGCAGCACCGTGCTCGACGCGCTCAGCACCGAGCAGCTCGACCAGCTCTACGCGATCGCCGGCTCACTGCTGGAGCGCCTCGACCCGGAGGGCCGCCTCACGGCAACGGCCTGCCACCCGGCGAAGGCGCTCGACCAGGCACAGTGA
- the cynR gene encoding transcriptional regulator CynR: MLRHIRYLTAVAEHQSFTRAAEALHVSQPTLSQQVKQLESSLQAQLLDRSGRTVRLTDAGEAYLRYARRALRELDAGTRAIHDVQDLSRGSLRLATTPTFTSYLIGPLIERFSTRHPGIALSVREMTQDRIEAALAEDSLDLGIAFAEARSPEVEAQALFVETLSLVVGGNHPRAGAQEPLALQELEQERLVLLSSDFATRRHINTHFRDHGIAPHIAIEADSISAIVEIIRRGQLATVLPEASAREQSGLHPIDLSPAIPHRTAALLRRKGAYTSAASEAFTELAVTWG; encoded by the coding sequence ATGCTACGCCACATTCGCTACCTGACCGCGGTCGCGGAACACCAGAGCTTCACCCGCGCGGCCGAGGCCCTGCACGTCTCCCAACCGACGCTGTCGCAGCAGGTCAAGCAACTTGAAAGCTCGCTGCAGGCCCAGCTCTTGGACCGGTCGGGGCGGACCGTGAGGCTGACCGATGCCGGTGAGGCCTACCTGCGCTATGCCCGCCGTGCCCTGCGCGAACTGGACGCGGGAACGCGGGCGATTCATGACGTTCAGGATCTGAGCCGCGGATCACTCCGCCTGGCGACGACGCCGACGTTCACGTCGTACCTCATCGGTCCGCTGATCGAACGCTTCAGCACTCGGCATCCGGGGATCGCCCTGAGCGTGCGGGAGATGACACAAGACCGCATCGAGGCCGCCCTGGCCGAGGACTCCCTCGATCTCGGCATCGCGTTCGCTGAGGCGCGCTCGCCAGAGGTCGAGGCCCAGGCATTATTCGTCGAGACGTTGAGCCTGGTCGTCGGCGGCAACCACCCCCGCGCCGGGGCGCAGGAACCACTGGCGCTGCAGGAGCTGGAGCAGGAGAGGCTGGTGCTTCTCAGCAGCGACTTTGCGACCCGGCGCCACATCAACACGCACTTCCGGGATCACGGCATTGCCCCGCACATCGCGATTGAAGCGGACTCCATCAGTGCGATCGTGGAGATCATCCGCCGGGGCCAGCTTGCCACCGTGCTGCCTGAAGCCAGTGCCCGTGAGCAATCTGGGCTCCACCCGATTGACCTGTCGCCGGCTATTCCGCACCGCACCGCAGCGCTCCTCCGGCGGAAAGGCGCCTACACGAGCGCCGCCAGCGAGGCCTTCACCGAGCTGGCGGTGACGTGGGGGTAG
- a CDS encoding NADPH-dependent F420 reductase — protein sequence MTTVSIIGNGNMGTAIGGIVTAGGNNVEFIGREADAAISGDIVVFAVGYPAVADVIATHGDKLAGKVVVDITNPLNFETFDSLVVPADGSAAAVIAEALPTSRVLKAFNTNFAATLAGNTVGGNAATTVHIAGDDADAKALLGSVLQAGGVASVDAGALTRARELEAIGFLQLTLAVQEKIGWNAGFALIK from the coding sequence ATGACCACGGTCAGCATCATCGGAAACGGCAACATGGGCACCGCAATCGGCGGCATCGTGACGGCGGGAGGCAACAACGTCGAGTTCATCGGGCGTGAGGCGGATGCCGCCATCAGCGGTGACATCGTCGTCTTCGCTGTCGGCTACCCGGCCGTCGCGGACGTCATCGCCACGCACGGCGACAAGCTCGCCGGCAAGGTCGTCGTCGACATCACCAACCCGCTGAACTTCGAGACCTTCGACTCGCTCGTCGTGCCCGCCGACGGCTCCGCCGCCGCGGTCATCGCCGAGGCGCTGCCTACCTCCCGCGTGCTCAAGGCGTTCAACACGAACTTCGCCGCGACCCTGGCCGGCAACACCGTCGGCGGGAACGCGGCCACCACCGTGCACATCGCCGGTGACGACGCCGACGCCAAGGCGCTGCTCGGTTCGGTGCTGCAGGCCGGCGGCGTGGCCTCGGTCGACGCCGGTGCGCTCACCCGTGCCCGCGAGCTGGAGGCCATCGGCTTCCTGCAGCTGACCCTCGCCGTGCAGGAGAAGATCGGCTGGAATGCCGGCTTCGCGCTGATCAAGTAG
- a CDS encoding Na+/H+ antiporter subunit E has translation MSARKVTAPANRATMRGGVIPSNRVPSGPAFPETEQTHRQNLWRQFPLLVILVLLWMLLWDDLTVMTLFTGILMALFVTRVFYLPPIALSGRLNPWRLAIFVGRMIYDILFASVHVAYLAINPRYHPINSILAIKLHTRSDLVITLTAVSISLVPGTVVIDADRENAILYIHALGTRTPEDIDRIRREVLGTEERIVLAIGAKDEAAGIREDRRQREGGVGTVGARRKGD, from the coding sequence GTGAGCGCGCGCAAAGTCACCGCCCCCGCCAACCGGGCCACCATGCGTGGCGGCGTCATCCCCTCCAACCGCGTGCCGAGCGGGCCGGCGTTCCCCGAGACCGAGCAGACGCACCGGCAGAACCTGTGGCGGCAGTTCCCGCTGCTCGTGATCCTGGTGCTGCTCTGGATGCTGCTCTGGGACGACCTCACGGTGATGACACTGTTCACCGGCATACTGATGGCGCTGTTCGTGACCCGCGTCTTCTACCTGCCGCCGATCGCGCTCAGCGGCCGCCTCAACCCGTGGCGGCTCGCCATCTTCGTGGGGCGCATGATCTACGACATCCTCTTCGCCTCGGTGCACGTCGCCTACCTCGCGATCAACCCGCGCTACCACCCCATCAACTCGATCCTCGCGATCAAGCTGCACACTCGGAGCGACCTGGTGATCACGCTCACCGCCGTCTCGATCTCGCTGGTGCCCGGCACCGTCGTCATCGACGCCGACCGCGAGAACGCCATCCTCTACATCCACGCCCTCGGCACGCGTACGCCGGAAGACATCGACAGGATCCGGCGTGAGGTGCTCGGCACCGAGGAGCGCATCGTGCTGGCGATCGGCGCGAAAGACGAAGCGGCCGGCATCCGCGAGGATCGCCGGCAGCGCGAGGGCGGCGTCGGCACCGTCGGCGCCAGACGGAAGGGAGACTGA
- a CDS encoding NUDIX hydrolase, which yields MNPAEHAMPAGVSGLAATVVLLREPPRGAGGVEVLLLERPRDRGSFAGGWVFPGGAVDAEDLPGAAPGSAVALLDLTPADEEAASRRAAVRETREETGLLLREADLVTLSLWSPPAEAPKRLRTWFWLAAAPTGAIVLQPHEAVDHRWLTPDAALALHAAGELRLFPPTWLTLHGLLGAASVAEVLQGARRSVRAEFATRIVRGADITLWPPDVAYGDAAIDMGLVDALGPRHRLEMRELPWRYLREG from the coding sequence ATGAATCCAGCAGAGCACGCCATGCCGGCAGGCGTCAGCGGCCTGGCCGCCACCGTCGTGCTGTTGCGCGAGCCGCCGCGGGGCGCCGGCGGCGTCGAGGTGCTGCTGCTGGAGCGCCCGCGCGACCGCGGCAGCTTCGCCGGCGGCTGGGTGTTCCCGGGCGGGGCCGTCGACGCCGAGGACCTGCCGGGCGCCGCGCCCGGCTCCGCCGTCGCGCTCCTGGACCTCACGCCGGCGGACGAGGAGGCAGCGAGCCGGCGAGCGGCCGTCCGTGAGACCCGCGAGGAGACCGGGCTGCTGTTGCGGGAGGCCGACCTGGTGACGCTCTCGCTTTGGAGCCCGCCCGCCGAGGCGCCCAAACGTCTGCGCACCTGGTTCTGGCTTGCCGCGGCACCGACGGGAGCGATCGTCCTGCAACCGCACGAGGCCGTCGACCACCGCTGGCTGACGCCGGACGCCGCGCTCGCACTGCACGCGGCCGGCGAGCTGCGGCTCTTCCCGCCGACCTGGCTCACCCTGCACGGGCTGCTCGGAGCGGCATCCGTCGCCGAGGTGCTGCAGGGCGCCCGGCGCAGCGTGCGCGCCGAGTTTGCCACGCGCATCGTGCGCGGCGCCGACATCACGCTGTGGCCGCCGGATGTCGCGTACGGCGACGCGGCCATCGACATGGGGCTCGTCGACGCGCTGGGCCCGCGCCACCGGCTCGAGATGCGCGAGCTGCCGTGGCGGTACCTGCGCGAGGGCTGA
- a CDS encoding LacI family DNA-binding transcriptional regulator, producing the protein MAATLSDVARLAGVSIKTVSNVIHDHPHIRPATKQRVLDAIAAVDYRPNLTARNLRSGRTGVISLVLPTLRNPYFAELAEAVMDAADREGLSVLIEQSRPDAAAPRVSRAQLVDGMLFSTLGSEAEDTGLYAQLPPGTDSPVDHVTMRNTEAIRAATEHLLGLGRRRIVALGARPGDTSGAGGLRLLGYRQAVEAAGIDAAGLVRPVESWTRFDGAAATDALLDEGIAFDGIVAFNDALALGALRALGQRGIRVPEQVSVIGFDDLDDSRYSLPALTTISPGREQIATLAVHMLAERIAARGEELAPRTLTVPFTLVERESTAPAR; encoded by the coding sequence ATGGCCGCAACGCTCTCCGACGTCGCGCGCCTCGCCGGCGTCTCGATCAAGACGGTCTCGAACGTCATCCACGACCACCCGCACATCCGCCCGGCGACGAAGCAGCGCGTGCTCGACGCGATCGCGGCCGTCGACTACCGGCCGAACCTGACAGCGCGCAATCTGCGCTCCGGCCGCACCGGCGTCATCAGCCTCGTCCTGCCGACGCTGCGGAACCCCTACTTCGCCGAACTGGCCGAGGCCGTCATGGACGCCGCCGACCGCGAGGGCCTCTCCGTTCTGATCGAGCAGTCCCGGCCGGATGCCGCTGCGCCCCGCGTCAGCAGGGCGCAACTCGTCGACGGCATGCTGTTCAGCACGCTCGGCAGCGAGGCGGAGGACACCGGCCTCTACGCCCAGTTGCCGCCGGGTACCGACTCCCCCGTCGACCATGTGACCATGCGCAACACCGAGGCGATCCGCGCCGCCACCGAGCACCTGCTCGGGCTCGGCCGGCGCCGCATCGTCGCGCTCGGCGCCCGGCCAGGCGACACCTCCGGGGCGGGCGGCCTGCGCCTGCTCGGCTACCGGCAGGCCGTGGAGGCCGCGGGCATCGACGCCGCCGGACTCGTGCGCCCCGTCGAGTCATGGACGCGCTTCGACGGCGCCGCGGCGACCGATGCGCTGTTGGACGAGGGCATCGCGTTCGATGGGATCGTCGCCTTCAACGACGCGCTCGCGCTCGGTGCACTGCGCGCGCTCGGGCAGCGCGGCATCCGGGTGCCGGAGCAGGTCTCGGTGATCGGCTTCGACGACCTCGACGACTCCCGTTACTCACTACCGGCGCTGACCACCATCAGCCCCGGCCGCGAGCAGATCGCCACCCTGGCCGTGCACATGCTGGCCGAGCGCATCGCCGCCCGCGGGGAGGAGCTGGCGCCGCGCACGCTCACCGTGCCGTTCACGCTCGTCGAGCGCGAGTCGACCGCGCCCGCGCGCTGA
- a CDS encoding MBL fold metallo-hydrolase: MHMDATATSRLTRRLLAPNPGPMTLDGTNSYLIRAADAAASVVVDPGPLDEAHLAALAGAGPVELILVTHKHIDHTEGSARLAALTGAPVRAYDPDYCIGGDPLRDGERLEAAGTEIVVLHTPGHTADSLCFLLPDDAGLETGATASAGSVLTGDTILGRGTTVIAHPVGSAGGRPDGTLGEYLESLERLAALGPALVLPAHGPTLPSVAEISARYLAHRRQRLAEVRAALATLGVATASVLSSGPESEALAAQVTALVYPDVDPAVVPAATASVRAQLDYLAGAAE; the protein is encoded by the coding sequence ATGCACATGGACGCCACCGCAACGAGCCGCCTGACCCGGCGGCTGCTCGCCCCGAACCCCGGGCCGATGACGCTCGACGGCACGAACAGCTACCTGATCCGGGCAGCGGATGCCGCGGCATCCGTCGTCGTCGACCCCGGGCCGTTGGACGAGGCACACCTGGCCGCACTGGCCGGAGCCGGCCCGGTCGAGCTGATCCTCGTCACCCACAAGCACATCGACCACACCGAGGGCAGCGCGCGGCTGGCCGCGCTCACCGGCGCCCCCGTGCGGGCCTACGACCCCGACTACTGCATCGGTGGGGATCCGCTGCGAGACGGCGAGCGGCTCGAGGCGGCGGGCACCGAGATCGTGGTGCTGCACACGCCGGGCCACACGGCCGACTCGCTCTGCTTCCTGTTGCCGGACGACGCGGGCCTGGAAACCGGCGCAACCGCCAGCGCCGGTTCCGTGCTGACGGGAGACACCATCCTCGGCCGCGGCACCACCGTCATCGCGCATCCGGTCGGCTCCGCCGGGGGTCGGCCGGACGGCACCCTCGGCGAGTACCTGGAGTCGCTGGAACGGCTCGCCGCGCTCGGCCCGGCGCTCGTGTTGCCGGCCCACGGGCCGACTCTGCCCAGCGTTGCCGAGATCTCGGCCCGGTACCTGGCGCACCGGCGGCAGCGCCTGGCCGAGGTGCGCGCGGCGCTCGCCACACTCGGCGTGGCCACGGCCAGCGTGCTGTCATCCGGCCCGGAATCCGAGGCGCTTGCGGCACAGGTGACGGCGCTCGTCTACCCGGATGTCGACCCGGCCGTTGTGCCGGCGGCCACCGCCTCCGTGCGTGCTCAGCTGGATTACCTGGCGGGGGCGGCCGAATAG
- a CDS encoding monovalent cation/H+ antiporter complex subunit F: MSFLMVVAVLAGVMFGIGALCAVYRIIRGPSILDRALAADVMLAIAICALGSEMAINQHTDTLPVLLVLAMFAIVGSISIARFMSKQDAS; encoded by the coding sequence ATGTCGTTCCTCATGGTTGTCGCCGTCTTGGCGGGGGTGATGTTCGGCATCGGCGCGCTCTGCGCGGTGTACCGCATCATCCGTGGGCCGTCGATCCTGGACCGCGCCCTGGCCGCCGACGTCATGCTCGCCATCGCCATCTGCGCGCTCGGCTCTGAGATGGCCATCAACCAGCACACCGACACGCTGCCCGTGCTGTTGGTGCTGGCCATGTTCGCCATCGTCGGGTCGATCAGCATCGCCCGCTTCATGTCGAAGCAGGACGCATCATGA
- a CDS encoding L-ribulose-5-phosphate 4-epimerase, translating into MSDLPEELQTSIDAVRADVAALHGELVRNGLVVWTGGNVSGRVPGADLFVIKPSGVAYDDLAAENMILCDLDGAVVPGTPGSERSPSSDTAAHAYVYRNMPEVGGVVHTHSDYATAWAARGEEIPCVITAMADEFGGPIPIGPFAIIGDDSIGRGIVETLRGHRSRAVLMANHGPFTIGSDARDAVKAAVMVEDVARTVHIAKQGGTLIPLAQEAIDSLFTRYQNVYGQTPQGALS; encoded by the coding sequence ATGAGCGACCTGCCTGAGGAGCTCCAGACCTCGATCGACGCGGTGCGCGCGGATGTCGCCGCGCTGCACGGCGAGCTGGTGCGGAACGGCCTCGTCGTGTGGACCGGCGGGAACGTGTCCGGCCGCGTGCCCGGCGCCGACCTGTTCGTGATCAAGCCCTCCGGTGTCGCCTATGACGACCTGGCCGCGGAGAACATGATCCTCTGCGACCTGGACGGCGCAGTCGTCCCCGGCACGCCGGGCAGCGAGCGGTCGCCGTCCAGCGACACCGCCGCGCACGCCTACGTCTACCGCAACATGCCAGAGGTGGGAGGCGTCGTGCACACCCACTCCGACTACGCCACCGCGTGGGCGGCGCGCGGCGAGGAGATCCCCTGCGTGATCACGGCGATGGCCGACGAGTTCGGCGGGCCGATCCCGATCGGTCCGTTCGCGATCATCGGTGACGACTCGATCGGCCGCGGCATCGTCGAGACGCTGCGTGGCCACCGCTCCCGGGCCGTCCTGATGGCGAACCATGGCCCGTTCACGATCGGCTCCGACGCCCGCGACGCGGTGAAGGCCGCCGTCATGGTCGAGGACGTCGCCCGAACGGTGCACATCGCCAAGCAGGGGGGCACGCTCATCCCGCTCGCTCAGGAGGCGATCGACTCCCTCTTCACCCGTTACCAGAACGTCTACGGACAAACCCCGCAAGGAGCACTCTCATAA
- a CDS encoding carbonic anhydrase: MPELLTQQEPGDLFVIRNAGNIVPAYGPEPGGVSATVEYAVAVLGVTDIIVCGHSDCGAMTAISTDTNMDYVPAVAGWLAHANAAKIVNAARTHQSAHERLEAMVRENVIAQLTNIRTHPSVALALNQGRLKLHGWAYDIETGSIDTLDGTTGRFVPLAENRQTSATPALTARAAAVLAA, encoded by the coding sequence GTGCCCGAGTTGTTGACCCAGCAGGAGCCCGGAGACCTGTTCGTGATCCGCAATGCCGGCAATATTGTTCCGGCGTACGGTCCGGAGCCTGGCGGGGTCTCCGCGACCGTCGAGTACGCGGTCGCGGTGCTGGGAGTCACGGACATCATCGTCTGCGGTCACTCCGACTGCGGTGCGATGACCGCCATCTCGACCGACACGAACATGGACTACGTGCCCGCCGTGGCCGGCTGGCTGGCACATGCCAACGCCGCGAAGATCGTCAATGCCGCCCGCACCCATCAGTCTGCTCACGAGCGGCTGGAGGCCATGGTCCGCGAGAACGTCATCGCCCAACTGACCAACATCAGGACCCATCCCTCCGTCGCCCTGGCACTGAACCAAGGCCGGCTGAAGCTCCACGGCTGGGCCTACGACATCGAGACCGGCTCCATCGACACGCTCGATGGCACCACCGGGCGCTTTGTCCCTCTGGCCGAGAACCGGCAGACCAGCGCAACGCCGGCCTTGACCGCTCGAGCCGCAGCCGTTCTGGCTGCCTGA